AACAAAAGTTATACATGTGTAAAAAAGTTTTCCACATGAAAAATTATTATTCAACAATTAGAACAACAAAAATTTATGGAGTATTAAAAAAATGACACAAATGCTTGAAGCTATGAGAGGAAACATAACTGAAGCTATGAAACAAGTAGCTGCAGATGAAAACTTAGATCCTGAATATATTAGAAAAATGGTTGCAAAAGGATATATAGCAATACCTGACAACAACCAAAGAGAAACAGTAGCAGTAGGTATAGGTGAAAACTTAAGAACCAAAGTAAATGCTACAATAGGAACCTCAACAGATATAAACGATTTAGATATGGAATTAGAAAAAGCAGCTATTGCAGAAGAAGCAGGAGCAGATACACTTATGGAACTAAGTATCGGAGGAGACTTAGATAACATAAGAAGAACAGTATTAAAAAACACTAACAAACCTGTAGGAAGCGTACCTATCTACCAAACAGCTGTAGAATCCATTGAAAACGAAGGTTCCCCTATATACATGGATCCAGACGACATGCTAAAAAACATTGAAAAACAAGCAAAAGATGGTATAGACTTTATGGCTATCCACTGTTCTGTAAACAGAGAAACCTTAAAAAGACTCAAAAGACAAGGAAGAAAAGGTGGATTAGTAAGCCGTGGAGGTTCATTCATATCCTCATGGATGGTACACAACGATGCTGAAAACCCATTATATGAAAACTATGATCAAATATTAGATATAGTTGAAGAATATGATGTATGTCTAAGTATGGCAAATGCAATGAGAGCTGGAGCTCTTACTGACTCTACTGACAGAGCTCAAATACAAGAATTAATTGTATTAGGAGAATTAGTTGACAGAGCAAGAGAAAGAGGAGTACAAACAATTGTAGAAGGACCAGGACACATACCTATCAACGAAATTGAAACAAACATTAACATTCAGAAAAAAATGTGCAGAAACGCACCATTCTACATGTTAGGTCCTATAGTAACAGATATTGCACCAGCATATGACCACATAGTATCTGCAATAGGAGCAGCACAATGTGCAAGATACGGAGCAAACTTTATATGTTATGTAACACCAGCAGAACACTTAGCATTACCAGGACCTGAAGATGTAAGAGAAGGAGTAATAGCTACAAGAATTGGAGCTCACGCAGGAGACATAGCAGTAGATATGGAAAGATTCGGTCAAGAAGATATCAAAATGGCTGATGCAAGAAAAGCACTTAATTGGACAGAACAATATGAACACGCAATGTGGCCAGCTGATGCTAAAGCTATCAGAGATAAAAGACCACCTGAAGCAGATGATACCTGTACAATGTGTGGTAACTACTGTGCAATAAAAATCGTAAACCAATGGTTAGATAAAGCAGATACAGATGCTTTTGATGACTAAATTTGTGACATTAAGTATTATACCTAAGAGGATACTCTAAAGTATATCTCTTCCACAATAATTTTTTTCAAATATCTAGAATAGGGGAATATAACTCCTTTTTATTCACCTATTATACCAAGAAAAAATACTATTTTTTACAAGAACTAACTCTTATTTTAACAACTTTCAATTTACTAAAACAACATAATTTTTTAAAAAAAATAAGGCTTTGTAGAAAACCTATAATTTTATAATAAAAATCTTTATGAAAACATTACCAGATCTTTTAAAATTAAATTATAATAAAAAATAGACAATTAAATAAAAAAATTACACTTGAAATTAATCTAAATTATAAAATCAAAGAATAATAATAAGTTTAAAAGTAATACAATAAGAATAAGTATTTATTTAAAGAGTAGAATAGATATAAATATGCTAAACGAAAATATCTATTCTACAAATAAGTATTTGAATTCTAAACAACTTAAACTTTTCGATTTTGGAATTCAAAGACAAAATAATAATTATTTATCAGAAATATCCAAAAATGAAAAAATAAATTTAACACACAATATGATGTTAGATTTCGTATTAACAGCATATAATTATGCTAAATTAACTTTTAACAAATATTCATCACACTATTCAAAGAAAAAATACACACAACCACAATTATTTGCAATAATAGCTTATAAAATATACAATAAATACGATTACAGAACAACAATTGATAATCTAAACGTATCAACTAAATTACAGAAAGCTTTAAGACTAAAAACGATA
This genomic interval from Candidatus Methanosphaera massiliense contains the following:
- the thiC gene encoding phosphomethylpyrimidine synthase, with the translated sequence MTQMLEAMRGNITEAMKQVAADENLDPEYIRKMVAKGYIAIPDNNQRETVAVGIGENLRTKVNATIGTSTDINDLDMELEKAAIAEEAGADTLMELSIGGDLDNIRRTVLKNTNKPVGSVPIYQTAVESIENEGSPIYMDPDDMLKNIEKQAKDGIDFMAIHCSVNRETLKRLKRQGRKGGLVSRGGSFISSWMVHNDAENPLYENYDQILDIVEEYDVCLSMANAMRAGALTDSTDRAQIQELIVLGELVDRARERGVQTIVEGPGHIPINEIETNINIQKKMCRNAPFYMLGPIVTDIAPAYDHIVSAIGAAQCARYGANFICYVTPAEHLALPGPEDVREGVIATRIGAHAGDIAVDMERFGQEDIKMADARKALNWTEQYEHAMWPADAKAIRDKRPPEADDTCTMCGNYCAIKIVNQWLDKADTDAFDD